A genomic region of Pseudoxanthomonas suwonensis contains the following coding sequences:
- the greB gene encoding transcription elongation factor GreB has product MSRWRPPPEKSTALITRAGHERLKAELDELWRVRRPEVVKALAAAAAEGDRSENAEYTYRKKQLGEIDRRVRYLSKRVPALRVIDAAPSDPEAVFFGAWVELERIDSGELVRYRIVGPDETDAAAGWISIDSPLARALLKKRVDDEMEAQLPGGAARFAIVSVEYGG; this is encoded by the coding sequence ATGTCCCGCTGGCGTCCCCCACCCGAGAAGAGCACCGCGCTGATCACCCGCGCCGGCCACGAGCGGCTGAAGGCCGAACTGGACGAGCTGTGGCGGGTGCGGCGCCCGGAGGTGGTCAAGGCGCTGGCCGCCGCCGCGGCCGAGGGCGACCGCTCGGAGAACGCCGAGTACACCTACCGCAAGAAGCAACTGGGCGAGATCGACCGGCGCGTGCGCTACCTGAGCAAGCGCGTGCCGGCGCTGCGGGTGATCGACGCGGCACCGTCCGATCCGGAGGCGGTGTTCTTCGGCGCCTGGGTCGAATTGGAGCGGATCGACAGCGGCGAACTGGTCCGCTACCGCATCGTCGGCCCGGACGAAACCGACGCGGCGGCCGGCTGGATCAGCATCGACTCACCGCTGGCGCGGGCGCTGCTGAAGAAGCGGGTCGACGACGAAATGGAGGCGCAGCTGCCGGGTGGGGCGGCGCGGTTCGCCATCGTGTCGGTGGAGTACGGCGGCTGA